TGAACTCTCCTCATTCTGTCTCTTTCATCATAAACAACTACGATACCCCGATCACCGCAGGAACGCCTACTAGTACGAAAACATGGCTCAATAATGTGCTGAATAATCAACTGGCTACGCCAGACTCAGCTGCAGCGCAGACCCTCGTTACTATGGGCGGATCGCAGACCCCTAACGGATACAGACTCCCTGCCCTGAATGAACTAGGCATTTAATAATATACGATAACGATAATAGTCACGCAGCATTTGCAGCATTTTGTGGTAATATTTTgtaataaaaaaaaaaggaGCATCTTAGGATGTCATGATTACCCGGCCTAGAGCCCTAGCCCTCCTTTAAAGAATATAAACATTCAAAAAGTAAACATTTGTTTACCTATTTGTATTTAAAGCTTCTTCCATCTTAATATGTCAGGAAAAGTTCACGGAGGAAAAGGAAAGTCGGGAGCCAAAGAGGGGTCCCTTAAATTGCAGAGCCACTCTGCGAGGGCTGGCTTGCAATTCCCTGTTGGAAGAATCAAGAGATACCTCAAGAAGCAGGCCCAGTCCAAAATCAGAGTGGGATCGAAGTCGGCCATTTATCTTGCCGCTGTGCTAGAATACCTGACTGCCGAAGTGCTTGAGCTGGCAGGAAACGCTGCCAAGGACCTCAAGGTGAAAAGAATCACACCAAGACATCTGCAGTTGGCCATCAGAGGTGACGAGGAACTCGATACCCTGATCAAGGCCACCATTGCCTATGGTGGTGTGCTGCCCCACATCAACAAGGCGCTGTTGCTCAAGGTCGAGAAAAGCAAGGGTCGTGGCGAGTAAATTACTGTTTTGTATACTAAGTGAATGTATCTTAAGCGTGATTAGAGTAGACTATGTACGTGTTCGGAGCTGTGCAAAAGTAGTATCGTTCAGCTGGATGGTATAGTTCGCGTCTCCAGCGCGCGTGACGGGTAGAATTGTCCAGTCGGGAGGAATAAACGCGTTCTGAGGTATATTAATAGTGGTCTTCGGGTTTGGTTGCGATTTATTCTGGAAAACGTCTCTGCGGCAGGTCGGACACACATGTGATCGTCCAAGCCAGCTCTTGAGACACCCGTGGTGTAGAACATGGCCGCAATTGAGTCTCTTTGGCGCGGACCGCGAGTTCTTATCGCTGACGATCTCCATCTCGTCACGGCAAATGATGCAAATGTCTTCCTTGCGCaggtcgtcctcgttggcGTTCATGATGTTGTTGTTCAAGTCTCTTGTCGCCTTGATCATGTACATCAGATCGCCAAACTGTTTGGCCAGGCTGGTGAAGGAGGTGTACATGTCTCCAGCGAAATTCACCGGAAGACGGTCCGCGTATATGAGCCCGACAAACAACACCAAGACCGCCGCGCTCTTGATGATACTCAGGATGAAGGAGCCGATTTTTGACAGCCAGATCTTGGACTCCCAAGCGTCTTCGTCGGGATACCTGTTGAGATAAGCCATTTCTGCAACGTTGAGAACGAATTTGAGCGTGGCATCAAGCACGTTGAGGTAGATGACCAGGAAATCCAGGCCAAATATTAGGAACACGTCTGCCGAGTGGATAAACGATCTGTTGATGCATGATTTCACTATTTTGTCGTCGAGCACCAGGAAAAGACACAGCACAAGGGTGTTTCTGTTGACCAAGGTCCTGAAAATCGAGCGTTTCTGCTGGATAAGCATCTCCAGCCTATCCTCTAAGACCCAATGGAAACATTTCATGAACAACAAACCACAAACGAGTGCTCCGAGCAACAGGTTGTTTTCTTTGCGGAACACACCAATTGTCATGAGCATATTGGTGACTGCAAACCACGAGCGCTCGTAGATGTGCTCCATTTCGATTATTCGCAGCtcgccaaacagcagcacctGTAGCAATTTGCCTAAGGTGATGCCCATCACCAGAAACCAGTTCCCGATCACCACCAGGTACGGGCCCTGGATAAGCTGGACTCCGACGGAATAAATGTTGGGTCTTTCAAGCAGCGACTCGTACACCATGTAGAAGGCGACGGCAGTGCTGGCAACGGCGTACAAAGCAAATTTCATACGAAGTACCATAGTCTAGCAGATTGCACAGACAGAAAATTAGGTGGCGGAGGAACGAAAAATTACAGGCTGTGCCGTAAAAACAGAGAATGAGCTCTGTTGCACTGAAACTGACCACGTTGCTGGTGCGGCAGATCGCCAAGCCCATCGCCAACACGCTGAAGCACGAAGCAAAGAACCACAAGGGGTTCAAGGTGGTCTGTGTGCGTGTTGCACAGTATTTCCATTTTCTCGACGAAAGACTGAAATCATCGCTTTTGCGCAGTAAAGCTCGCCCGGTTCGTCCGCTCAACGAGGCAAAAGCCATCCAGAATGGAGCAGAAATCTTATCAGAAACGTTTATATTCAGCGTTGCTGCAGGAGCACTTCTCTACGAATCAAATAGACAACGAGTTAAAGAGAATAATAGAAAGGACGCAATGGAGGAGGACGTTAGACGAttggaggaagagatcTCGGAGCTGAGAgaggtggtgaaaaagATGGGTGGCGGAAAGCTTGTGGCAGAAATTGAACTGCAGAACAACAATCCAGAGATTGTCGTCGCTGTGCCCAAAGGCAACCCGGCCAACTTGGTGGGGGAAATTAAGAGAGAGAAACAGATTCTAAGAGAGGAAGAACTGCACCGGCAACGGGAGGTAGAGAAGGAAAAGGGAGCGATAGATAAGAAATCCGATCATAAGTGATGTCATTACCTGTATATAGATGAATATTCTTGCGTGTTATTTATTTATCCGAGATCCATTTCCCGCAAAATGGCCTCGCCCTCGTTGATGGCATCCTCGGCGCCTGACTTGCCGTCCCGCTCCAGCTTGAGTCCTTCGCGCACCTTGTTGATCCCCCTGAGGTACCGGATCACAAAACTCTCACCTGAGAAGTTCAGCTTCAGCAtttcctcgagctcgtaAAATTGTGTCTGTTGCCCAGCAACCGTTAGTTCCCATAGCAACGACACTATATACATCGCGAGATGTGTTTTGGAGCCCGACTTGAACAAAGGTGCAGTCTCCAGTCTCAGAAAATGGTGTGTTTGATAGTCCTTCTTGTCTGCGTCCTCGTCAAGCCGCTTATCCAGCGCGTTATCGACAACCTGATATGGATATCGTCCCACAATCTCCGACGATTTTGTGTCGTGCGAGTTCTGGAGAAATCGCAGAAACCGGTAGATCTTGGGCTGATAGCGTCTTGGCACCCCATCATTGGCGCGCGCCCGTGCTTTTACGGGGTCGTCCTCACACCCTGTCTCCTTTTCGTTTAGTCTCTTGAGAATCTCCAACCCTACAGGCCACATCTCCCGGGTGTCTGTGCCATAAACCCGCACCAGGAGGGCAAAGATGCGGTAGCTGGTCTCCCACCTGCCCTGCGTCAGGTTTATATGTAACAGGGTATTCAACATCCTTACATGGCTCTGGAGCGAGCCTCTAGCGTTCACGTGACTGCGCGCTATTCCAGTTTGAGATGGAATAATCTCGTCGCCACAGATAAGAGTCTGTAGCTCGGCATCCTCATTGGAGTAGGCCTGAGCTTTTTCAGGGGCCTCGCGCTCGACCAATGAGGGGCTCCCATTACCGATCCACCGTTCGTATGAATTTTCCAAGATACCGTTGCGTTTGTTTGCGTTCTTTGGCCTGTTGTCGGGGTTGAATATGCGTTTACCTGGCTGGGACGCTACCTGGCTTGCCGCGTACTTGGCTACCCTTTTCGCGAGCTGAATACGGCGCCGATTGGCAAAATCTGAGTCCAGCGCGGAGCTGTAGTGCAAAAACGCCATActatatattttttcccagAGATTTCCGTATTAGTTCATGCACGTACATGTTATCTAAAAGAACAGTCCTTACTTCGAATTACTCATTCTTCCCAATCTCACGATCGATGTCTCTTCCATCCCACAATCCCTACTTCAAAGTCGGCGGCAAGGATATCTGGTCCTTAATCAACGAAACCGCAGCCGCTGCCGAGCAGGAGAGCGGCCGCAAGATGGTGAATCTCGGCCAAGGTTTCTTTTCGTACTCGCCGCCGGACTTTGCCATCAATGCTGCCAAGAAGGCTCTCGACGTCCCAGCCAACAACCAGTATGCCCCAGCCAAGGGCAGACCCAGTCTTGTGCAGGCCATCATTGACACGTACTCGCCGATCTACGGACGGCAGCTGACTAAGGACGAAGTCCTGGTCACCACCGGGGCCAACGAGGGCAT
This portion of the Ogataea parapolymorpha DL-1 chromosome IV, whole genome shotgun sequence genome encodes:
- a CDS encoding Histone H2A.Z: MSGKVHGGKGKSGAKEGSLKLQSHSARAGLQFPVGRIKRYLKKQAQSKIRVGSKSAIYLAAVLEYLTAEVLELAGNAAKDLKVKRITPRHLQLAIRGDEELDTLIKATIAYGGVLPHINKALLLKVEKSKGRGE
- a CDS encoding synovial apoptosis inhibitor 1, synoviolin; its protein translation is MKFALYAVASTAVAFYMVYESLLERPNIYSVGVQLIQGPYLVVIGNWFLVMGITLGKLLQVLLFGELRIIEMEHIYERSWFAVTNMLMTIGVFRKENNLLLGALVCGLLFMKCFHWVLEDRLEMLIQQKRSIFRTLVNRNTLVLCLFLVLDDKIVKSCINRSFIHSADVFLIFGLDFLVIYLNVLDATLKFVLNVAEMAYLNRYPDEDAWESKIWLSKIGSFILSIIKSAAVLVLFVGLIYADRLPVNFAGDMYTSFTSLAKQFGDLMYMIKATRDLNNNIMNANEDDLRKEDICIICRDEMEIVSDKNSRSAPKRLNCGHVLHHGCLKSWLGRSHVCPTCRRDVFQNKSQPNPKTTINIPQNAFIPPDWTILPVTRAGDANYTIQLNDTTFAQLRTRT
- a CDS encoding OPA3-like protein, giving the protein MSSVALKLTTLLVRQIAKPIANTLKHEAKNHKGFKVVCVRVAQYFHFLDERLKSSLLRSKARPVRPLNEAKAIQNGAEILSETFIFSVAAGALLYESNRQRVKENNRKDAMEEDVRRLEEEISELREVVKKMGGGKLVAEIELQNNNPEIVVAVPKGNPANLVGEIKREKQILREEELHRQREVEKEKGAIDKKSDHK